From Cygnus olor isolate bCygOlo1 chromosome 7, bCygOlo1.pri.v2, whole genome shotgun sequence, a single genomic window includes:
- the ANKRD1 gene encoding ankyrin repeat domain-containing protein 1 produces the protein MMMMKVEELVTGKKTDDKETGSFLPEDFKNGEYEAAVRLEKQDDLKTVSEHVLTRGDLAYQKEKKLEAELKKKKLEERSKLESLEDLEKIIQLKKKKKCKKVKAPVLKEPEPEVITGPVDVPMFFRAALENKLPIIEKYLSDKGDPNVCDEFKRTALHRACSEGHLEVVKKLVEAGAQLELKDMLQSTALHWACRGGNLEVVKFLLDKGVNRNARDKLLSTPLHVAVRTGQYDCGEHLIACEADLNARDREGDTPMHDAVRLNRYKMIRLLILYGADLTIKNCEGKTPMDLVLQWQNGTKELFNSLKDNSYKSVHINKF, from the exons ATGATGATGATGAAGGTAGAAGAGCTG GTGACTGGGAAGAAAACTGATGATAAGGAGACTGGCAGCTTCCTCCCTGAGGACTTTAAAAATGGAGAGTATGAAGCTGCTGTGAGATTAGAGAAGCAGGATGACCTGAAGACGGTCTCTGAACACGTACTGACCCGAGGAGATCTGGCAtaccagaaggagaaaaagttaGAGGCAGAG ctgaagaagaaaaaactagAGGAGAGATCAAAACTTGAAAGCTTGGAGGACCTTGAAAAAATTATTcagctgaagaagaagaagaaatgcaagaagGTGAAAGCTCCCGTTTTAAAGGAACCCGAACCAGAAGTTATT ACAGGACCAGTGGATGTACCCATGTTCTTTAGAGCTGCCTTGGAGAATAAGTTGCCAATAATTGAAAAATACTTGTCAGACAAAGGGGATCCAAATGTCTGTGACGAG TTCAAGCGCACTGCATTGCACAGGGCATGCTCTGAAGGACATCTAGAGGTGGTGAAAAAGTTGGTGGAAGCTGGGGCCCAGCTTGAACTGAAAGACATG CTTCAATCTACAGCCCTGCACTGGGCCTGCCGGGGGGGAAACCTGGAGGTTGTGAAGTTCTTACTGGACAAAGGAGTAAACAGAAACGCAAGAGACAAG ctgcTCAGCACGCCTTTGCATGTTGCTGTGAGGACGGGCCAGTACGACTGCGGGGAGCACCTCATCGCCTGCGAAGCAGACCTCAACGCCAGAGACAGA GAAGGTGACACACCGATGCATGACGCCGTCAGGCTGAACCGCTACAAAATGATCCGGCTCCTGATTCTCTATGGGGCGGACCTGACCATAAAGAACTGC GAAGGGAAAACCCCTATGGATCTTGTTCTTCAGTGGCAGAACGGCACCAAAGAGCTATTCAACAGCCTGAAAGACAATTCCTACAAGAGCGTCCACATAAATAAGTTTTGA